One window from the genome of Salisaeta longa DSM 21114 encodes:
- a CDS encoding HEPN domain-containing protein — MPTPRSPDDWMAQATTDLRAAEHLLTGGFARHAAVLAHLAAERAMKAVWQARHGGTPPVTHHLPVLREDVPGPVPALVEEALDALARGGLPALYADTWTDGVPAAAARARVSHAHDVFAWAAEQLHVSSADRD; from the coding sequence ATGCCCACCCCGCGCTCTCCCGACGACTGGATGGCCCAGGCCACCACCGACCTGCGCGCCGCCGAGCACTTGCTGACGGGCGGTTTTGCGCGGCATGCCGCCGTGCTGGCCCACCTGGCCGCCGAGAGGGCCATGAAGGCCGTGTGGCAGGCGCGCCACGGGGGGACGCCGCCGGTGACGCACCATCTGCCGGTCCTGCGGGAGGATGTGCCGGGGCCGGTGCCCGCCTTGGTGGAGGAGGCCCTGGACGCCCTTGCGCGGGGCGGCCTGCCCGCGCTCTACGCCGATACCTGGACCGACGGCGTTCCGGCGGCCGCGGCCCGCGCACGGGTGAGCCATGCCCACGACGTCTTCGCGTGGGCGGCCGAGCAGTTACACGTGTCGTCTGCCGACAGGGACTAA
- a CDS encoding macro domain-containing protein, which produces MTHTTHDVTIDVRTGDIAHQADVTAVVNAANAQLRSGGGVAGALHRAAGPGLAEEAAPLAPLAPGEAVVTSGHNLPNDVVIHALGPVYGRDTPSDELLATAYRNVLACAEGEGIARLATPALSTGAFGYPMEDAARVALQAVLDEAPTLDVVTYVRFVLYDDRALRIHERALKTLIDV; this is translated from the coding sequence ATGACGCACACCACGCACGACGTAACGATCGACGTGCGCACCGGCGACATTGCCCATCAGGCCGATGTGACCGCGGTGGTGAATGCCGCCAACGCGCAACTGCGGTCGGGCGGCGGGGTGGCGGGCGCGCTGCACCGCGCCGCGGGTCCGGGACTGGCCGAGGAGGCGGCTCCGCTGGCGCCCCTTGCGCCGGGTGAGGCCGTGGTGACGAGCGGGCACAACCTGCCCAACGACGTTGTCATCCACGCCCTGGGGCCGGTGTACGGCCGCGATACGCCCTCCGACGAATTGCTAGCTACGGCCTACCGCAACGTACTGGCTTGTGCCGAAGGTGAAGGCATTGCGCGCCTCGCTACGCCCGCGCTGTCGACGGGCGCCTTTGGCTATCCGATGGAGGACGCCGCGCGCGTCGCGTTGCAAGCCGTGCTGGACGAGGCTCCTACGCTGGACGTCGTTACGTACGTTCGCTTCGTGCTGTACGACGACCGCGCGCTGCGCATCCACGAACGTGCGTTAAAAACCCTGATCGACGTGTGA
- the dapA gene encoding 4-hydroxy-tetrahydrodipicolinate synthase — translation MSDLLFRGAAPALVTPFTADGALDLAAFRRLIDTQIDGGVSALVVLGTTGENPTVTDAERATLVDAAVAHTAGRVPVIVGTGTNNTAQSIRFSEEAAAAGADGLLVVGPYYNKPSQASFQAHVRAIAEATPLPILLYNVPGRTSFNISADTTLKLATTVETVVGVKEASGNLAQIGDILAGRPDGFAVYAGDDEIFLPLAALGADGVVSVVANAVPDDFCAMVAAALNGRFDAARTQHEALLPAMRACFLETNPVPVKTVLAATGAMADRVRLPLEPLAPNAALRGRILDAFAPFLALDRPA, via the coding sequence ATGTCTGATCTTCTGTTTCGGGGCGCGGCCCCGGCCCTCGTGACGCCGTTCACCGCTGACGGCGCGCTCGACCTCGCGGCGTTTCGGCGCCTCATCGACACGCAAATCGACGGCGGCGTGTCGGCGCTGGTGGTGCTGGGCACCACGGGCGAAAATCCGACCGTGACCGATGCCGAACGGGCGACGCTCGTGGACGCCGCCGTGGCGCACACCGCCGGGCGCGTGCCGGTGATTGTGGGCACCGGGACGAACAACACCGCCCAAAGCATCCGCTTCTCCGAAGAAGCCGCCGCCGCTGGTGCTGACGGGCTGCTGGTGGTGGGCCCCTACTACAACAAACCCTCGCAGGCTAGCTTTCAGGCCCACGTGCGGGCCATCGCCGAGGCCACGCCGCTGCCCATCCTACTGTACAACGTACCGGGCCGCACCAGCTTCAACATCAGTGCCGACACGACGCTCAAGCTGGCCACCACGGTAGAGACGGTGGTGGGCGTGAAGGAGGCCTCGGGCAACCTGGCCCAAATTGGCGACATCCTGGCGGGGCGCCCCGATGGGTTTGCGGTGTACGCGGGCGACGACGAAATCTTCCTCCCGCTGGCCGCGCTTGGGGCCGACGGCGTCGTCTCGGTGGTGGCCAACGCCGTGCCCGACGACTTCTGCGCCATGGTTGCCGCTGCCCTCAACGGACGCTTCGATGCGGCGCGCACCCAGCACGAGGCGTTGCTGCCGGCCATGCGGGCGTGCTTCCTGGAAACCAATCCCGTGCCCGTAAAAACGGTGCTCGCGGCCACCGGCGCCATGGCCGACCGCGTGCGGTTGCCGCTGGAGCCGCTCGCCCCCAACGCGGCGCTCCGGGGGCGCATCCTGGATGCCTTCGCTCCGTTCCTGGCGCTCGACCGCCCGGCGTGA
- a CDS encoding putative toxin-antitoxin system toxin component, PIN family produces the protein MEASRDPDDDKFLELALAGGAEVIISGDNNLLVLDPFRGVRIARPRAFVEAFPPLENEAR, from the coding sequence ATAGAAGCGAGCCGCGATCCAGATGACGATAAGTTCCTGGAGCTGGCTCTTGCTGGCGGTGCAGAAGTGATCATCAGTGGAGACAACAATCTTTTGGTCCTTGATCCATTTCGAGGTGTACGTATTGCGAGGCCAAGAGCATTTGTTGAAGCATTTCCTCCATTGGAGAACGAAGCGCGATAA
- a CDS encoding sugar phosphate isomerase/epimerase family protein: MIPVWLTDTVTPNLHRALHYTNLWGLEGIELRTVGGPEDRVPEVNEKKVVEQLRDRHVLVAAINPSLFEGPVAARAAWMNDLIRLDEALRFAERLGCPRIVIPPFAATPTADVDAMAEALRRASDRAAGHDVHLALAHGPATGCPTGAALADLLIAIDRSNVRAVWDPAAAVRAGEDPAEGIMALGERISLVRCSNGTITEDGHWTDTLLTEGMIDWSEQLQLLDALGFRGPLSLEVYTEPRPKAGVRDAATLIRHIRSVHQAAASSAG, translated from the coding sequence ATGATTCCCGTTTGGCTCACCGACACCGTTACGCCCAACCTGCACCGCGCCCTGCACTACACCAACCTGTGGGGGCTGGAAGGCATTGAGCTGCGTACCGTGGGCGGGCCGGAGGATCGCGTGCCGGAGGTCAACGAGAAGAAGGTGGTGGAGCAGCTGCGCGACCGGCACGTGCTCGTCGCCGCCATCAACCCCAGCTTGTTTGAGGGGCCCGTGGCCGCGCGGGCCGCGTGGATGAACGACCTGATTCGGCTGGACGAGGCGCTGCGCTTTGCCGAGCGCCTCGGGTGCCCGCGCATCGTCATTCCGCCGTTTGCGGCCACGCCCACGGCCGATGTGGACGCCATGGCCGAGGCGCTGCGCCGCGCCAGTGACCGGGCCGCCGGGCACGACGTGCACCTGGCCCTTGCGCACGGTCCCGCCACCGGATGCCCGACGGGCGCCGCCCTCGCCGATCTGCTTATCGCCATCGACCGATCCAATGTGCGCGCCGTGTGGGACCCCGCGGCCGCCGTGCGGGCCGGCGAAGATCCCGCCGAAGGCATCATGGCGCTGGGCGAGCGCATTAGCCTGGTGCGGTGCAGCAACGGCACGATCACCGAAGACGGGCACTGGACCGACACGCTGCTCACCGAAGGAATGATCGACTGGTCCGAACAGCTTCAGCTCCTCGACGCCCTTGGCTTCCGCGGCCCCCTAAGCCTGGAAGTGTACACGGAGCCGCGTCCCAAAGCCGGCGTCCGCGATGCTGCCACCCTCATCCGTCACATCCGCAGCGTGCATCAGGCGGCCGCCTCCTCGGCCGGGTAA
- the dapB gene encoding 4-hydroxy-tetrahydrodipicolinate reductase, with product MTLALVGTGQMGQAVAALAPDRGHTIAARFNTDRPLTDAAPAALAGVDAVIDFSLPDVALAHLKRYARWQVPAVMGTTGWYDARATVHDWFTAHDGTLLYAANFSLGIAVLRRALAGALPLLNALPDYDAFVHETHHNQKVDSPSGTAEMLAEDVLAALDRKTHATPEAQHERIDPAALHVSSTRVGTTFGEHTVGFDGAHDRLELSHRAKGRTGFAFGALRCAEWVQGRTGVFTLDDVLDDWLAPTD from the coding sequence ATGACCCTCGCGCTTGTTGGAACCGGCCAGATGGGCCAGGCCGTCGCGGCGCTCGCGCCCGATCGCGGCCATACCATCGCCGCCCGCTTCAACACCGACCGCCCGCTCACCGACGCGGCCCCCGCGGCCCTCGCGGGCGTCGACGCTGTCATCGACTTCTCGCTGCCCGATGTGGCCCTCGCGCACCTCAAGCGCTACGCCCGCTGGCAGGTGCCGGCCGTCATGGGCACCACCGGCTGGTACGACGCGCGCGCCACGGTGCACGACTGGTTCACGGCCCACGACGGCACGCTCCTCTACGCGGCCAACTTCTCGCTTGGCATCGCGGTGCTGCGCCGCGCCCTGGCCGGCGCCCTCCCCCTCCTCAACGCGCTGCCCGACTACGACGCGTTCGTCCACGAGACGCACCACAACCAAAAGGTCGACAGCCCCAGCGGCACGGCGGAGATGCTGGCCGAAGATGTGCTGGCGGCGCTCGACCGGAAGACGCACGCCACCCCCGAGGCGCAGCACGAACGGATCGATCCGGCCGCGCTGCACGTGTCGTCGACCCGCGTGGGCACCACGTTTGGCGAACACACCGTCGGGTTCGACGGCGCGCACGACCGCCTGGAGCTCTCGCACCGCGCGAAGGGCCGCACCGGGTTCGCCTTTGGCGCGCTTCGCTGTGCGGAGTGGGTGCAGGGCCGCACCGGCGTGTTTACGCTCGACGACGTGCTCGACGACTGGCTAGCGCCCACCGACTGA
- a CDS encoding DUF4159 domain-containing protein: protein MLRLLRIGLLCALVALGSGSGAAPFTVAAVKYDGGGDWYQAKTPLPNLLQFVRQQTAIPIATEPAVVELSGSDLFRYPVLFLSGHGNVVFSAEEARTLRRYLMGGGFLYVDDDYGLDKHIRRELQKVFPERALQEVPFDHPIYQTPFSFSGGPPKIHAHDGKAPQGFGLFVEGRLAVYYTYETNISDGWEAPSVHHDPPDVRRTALRMGTNILTYALTH from the coding sequence ATGCTACGCTTGCTTCGCATCGGGCTGCTCTGTGCGCTGGTGGCGCTTGGTAGCGGCAGTGGCGCCGCGCCGTTTACCGTTGCCGCGGTGAAGTACGACGGCGGCGGCGACTGGTACCAAGCCAAAACGCCCCTCCCGAACCTGCTGCAGTTTGTGCGGCAGCAAACGGCCATTCCCATCGCTACCGAGCCCGCCGTGGTGGAGCTCTCCGGCAGCGACCTGTTCCGCTACCCCGTGCTCTTCTTGTCGGGCCACGGGAATGTGGTGTTCAGTGCAGAAGAAGCACGCACCCTGCGGCGCTATCTGATGGGCGGCGGCTTCCTGTACGTCGACGACGATTACGGCCTGGATAAGCACATCCGGCGCGAGCTGCAGAAGGTCTTTCCCGAGCGCGCGCTGCAAGAGGTGCCGTTCGACCATCCCATCTACCAGACGCCGTTTTCGTTCAGCGGCGGCCCGCCCAAGATCCACGCGCACGATGGCAAAGCGCCACAGGGCTTCGGCCTCTTTGTGGAGGGGCGCCTGGCGGTGTACTACACGTACGAAACCAACATCAGCGACGGGTGGGAGGCGCCCAGCGTGCACCACGATCCGCCCGATGTGCGCCGCACGGCACTGCGCATGGGAACGAACATTCTAACGTATGCGCTTACCCACTGA
- a CDS encoding OprO/OprP family phosphate-selective porin — MRRALFRAVAFVPLFVLFVANGYAQPSGLNVQTEAVTVHVGGAVQADGRFFPTDQPAPGAEQFALRRARIIVEGTIYERFSVRVMPNFGQGTAGLDDAYVNMRLAPALQLRGGTFKMPVGLEFAQSPYYMHLIERAFPTALVPGRSAGVMVHGSAAADRVQYSVGVFNGVPSGTSAGTDSDNLSDVAARVFVHPFAQGAPALRGLGLGVGASAGEAQGTAQAAQLSRFRTSGRQSFFAYAPSTVADGVRQHLAPQGYWYVGPVGLMGEYVWATQAVQNGGAQATLTHTAWQVAAGVMLTGEDARFGRLVPQQPLHAGGIGAFSLDARVHGLSLDAATFPAFARPAEAAQSARAWAVGFSWYPNQNVRFVLNYEQTAFDTFGAAADRPTEHALLGRMQLVF, encoded by the coding sequence ATGCGTCGTGCGCTCTTTCGTGCTGTGGCTTTCGTGCCCCTCTTTGTGTTGTTCGTTGCCAATGGATATGCCCAACCGTCCGGGCTTAACGTGCAAACGGAAGCGGTAACCGTGCACGTGGGCGGCGCCGTGCAGGCCGATGGCCGCTTTTTTCCGACCGATCAGCCGGCCCCGGGCGCCGAGCAGTTCGCCCTGCGCCGCGCGCGCATCATCGTGGAGGGAACGATCTACGAGCGCTTTAGCGTCCGCGTCATGCCCAACTTCGGGCAAGGGACTGCAGGCCTCGACGATGCGTACGTGAACATGCGGCTGGCGCCGGCGCTTCAGCTGCGTGGCGGCACGTTTAAGATGCCCGTGGGGCTTGAGTTTGCCCAGAGCCCCTACTACATGCACCTCATCGAGCGGGCCTTTCCCACGGCGTTGGTGCCGGGCCGCAGCGCGGGCGTGATGGTGCATGGCAGCGCGGCCGCCGATCGGGTGCAGTACAGCGTGGGCGTTTTTAACGGCGTGCCCAGCGGGACCAGCGCGGGCACCGACAGCGACAACCTGAGCGATGTGGCGGCGCGCGTGTTCGTGCATCCGTTTGCGCAGGGCGCCCCGGCCCTTCGCGGATTGGGCCTGGGCGTTGGCGCTTCGGCGGGCGAGGCGCAGGGCACGGCGCAGGCGGCCCAGCTCAGCCGGTTTCGCACCTCCGGACGCCAATCCTTTTTTGCCTACGCGCCGTCCACCGTCGCCGACGGCGTTCGCCAGCACCTCGCGCCGCAGGGTTACTGGTACGTGGGGCCGGTGGGCCTCATGGGCGAGTACGTGTGGGCGACGCAGGCGGTACAAAACGGCGGGGCCCAGGCCACCCTCACGCACACCGCGTGGCAGGTTGCGGCGGGCGTCATGCTCACGGGCGAAGACGCGCGCTTCGGGCGCCTCGTGCCGCAGCAGCCGCTCCACGCGGGCGGCATCGGCGCATTTTCGCTGGATGCACGCGTGCACGGCCTCTCGTTGGATGCCGCCACCTTTCCGGCCTTTGCGCGGCCGGCGGAGGCGGCGCAGTCGGCGCGGGCCTGGGCCGTGGGCTTCAGCTGGTATCCCAACCAAAACGTCCGCTTTGTGCTCAACTACGAACAGACGGCGTTCGATACCTTCGGCGCGGCCGCCGATCGCCCCACCGAGCATGCCCTCCTCGGACGCATGCAGCTCGTCTTTTAG
- a CDS encoding BamA/TamA family outer membrane protein, with protein sequence MRILCLLLLLGWSLAPAAARALTPPDSTDPTAATHPVEPVRPLFDPPPWPAYAGASVGYTHAASPFRTASPLYLDVPPVRYNRAEGLVVGLHRDPLNWHGSRHAKVFGQVGYATALRDIRYAVGGEVRVYETRASGLKLGAFYHENTHTIDAWKSAWVENSLAALVAGYDAFDYYEAQGVRAYAMQRLGPALVLSGGFEAAVHRSLPQGTDWSVFGDRFRPNPAIAPGQLHAVVLAATTGRVRNRASLPTGHALRVTAELGQGVGGDFSFNRYRADARAYLRTSDATRLLMRLRGGYGTAGTPIQRQFALGGRGTMRGYPQNAFRGTQALVGTVSVLMRDATLIDPFDDVFLSLFADAGWVGAPGVRFAAADVLPSAGFGIGLDDRQLRLEVAWPLRNVNGEGYRPSIGLRIAPNF encoded by the coding sequence ATGCGTATCCTGTGCCTCTTGCTGCTTCTGGGGTGGAGCCTCGCGCCCGCCGCAGCCCGCGCCCTGACCCCGCCCGATTCGACAGATCCCACGGCCGCAACGCATCCCGTTGAGCCGGTGCGCCCCCTGTTCGATCCGCCGCCGTGGCCCGCGTATGCCGGGGCGTCGGTCGGCTACACCCACGCCGCGTCGCCCTTCCGCACCGCGTCGCCGCTGTATCTCGACGTGCCGCCGGTGCGCTACAACCGCGCCGAGGGGCTGGTGGTGGGCCTGCACCGCGATCCGCTGAACTGGCACGGCAGCCGGCACGCAAAAGTGTTCGGCCAGGTCGGCTACGCCACCGCGCTGCGCGACATCCGCTATGCCGTGGGCGGCGAGGTGCGCGTGTACGAAACGCGCGCGTCGGGGCTCAAGCTCGGCGCCTTCTATCACGAAAACACGCACACCATCGACGCCTGGAAAAGCGCCTGGGTGGAGAACTCGCTCGCGGCCCTCGTCGCGGGATACGACGCCTTCGACTACTACGAGGCGCAGGGCGTGCGGGCGTATGCCATGCAGCGCCTGGGGCCCGCGCTGGTCTTGAGCGGAGGCTTCGAGGCGGCCGTGCATCGCTCGTTGCCGCAAGGCACCGACTGGTCGGTCTTTGGCGATCGCTTCCGGCCCAACCCGGCCATCGCACCGGGGCAATTGCACGCCGTAGTGCTTGCCGCCACCACCGGACGCGTGCGCAACCGTGCGTCGCTTCCCACGGGGCACGCGCTGCGGGTAACGGCTGAACTTGGACAGGGCGTGGGCGGCGACTTCTCGTTCAATCGCTACCGCGCCGATGCCCGCGCCTACCTGCGCACATCGGACGCCACCCGGCTGCTCATGCGTCTGCGCGGGGGCTACGGCACCGCTGGCACGCCCATCCAACGACAGTTTGCCCTGGGCGGACGCGGTACGATGCGCGGCTATCCGCAGAACGCCTTTCGCGGCACGCAAGCCCTTGTGGGCACCGTGAGCGTGCTGATGCGCGACGCCACGCTGATCGATCCGTTCGATGATGTCTTCCTCTCGCTCTTTGCCGATGCGGGCTGGGTGGGCGCGCCCGGCGTGCGGTTTGCCGCTGCCGACGTGCTGCCCTCCGCTGGGTTTGGCATTGGCCTCGACGACCGCCAGCTGCGCCTGGAGGTGGCCTGGCCCCTGCGCAACGTAAACGGCGAGGGCTACCGACCATCTATTGGCCTGCGCATCGCCCCGAACTTTTAG
- the ispE gene encoding 4-(cytidine 5'-diphospho)-2-C-methyl-D-erythritol kinase, which yields MDIAAPAKINIGLHVLRKRPDGFHDLATVFHRIGWADRITAEPAEALTLTCSDPALPTDAENLCLQAAMALRDAFGVSHGARLHLDKRVPYGAGLGSGSSDAAATLRLLVRLWELDAPPAQLHALAARLGSDVPFFLLDAPAAYATGRGEQLTPLHTAGGGPFRLTHPLAVVVPPVHVSTPAAYGWVTPSDDDRPDLPSLVRSNAPDRWRAALGNDFEAPVMDRHPAVGTARQLLYDSGAVYAALSGSGAAVWGVFADTDAAARAAATARTRAGWRAYHEAPQ from the coding sequence ATGGACATCGCAGCCCCCGCCAAAATTAACATCGGCCTTCACGTCTTGCGGAAGCGCCCAGACGGCTTCCACGACCTTGCCACCGTCTTTCATCGCATCGGCTGGGCCGACCGGATTACAGCGGAACCCGCCGAGGCGCTCACGCTCACCTGCTCCGATCCGGCGCTGCCCACCGACGCGGAGAACCTGTGCCTGCAGGCGGCGATGGCGCTGCGCGACGCCTTTGGCGTGTCCCATGGCGCACGCCTGCACCTCGACAAGCGCGTGCCTTACGGCGCGGGGCTGGGCAGCGGATCGAGCGACGCCGCGGCTACGCTGCGCCTGCTGGTTCGGCTCTGGGAGCTTGACGCGCCGCCCGCGCAGCTCCACGCCCTCGCCGCCCGGTTGGGATCGGACGTGCCCTTTTTTCTGCTCGATGCGCCGGCGGCCTACGCCACGGGTCGGGGCGAGCAGCTGACCCCGCTGCATACGGCCGGCGGCGGGCCGTTTCGGCTCACGCATCCGCTGGCGGTGGTGGTGCCGCCGGTGCACGTGTCGACGCCCGCGGCGTACGGCTGGGTGACGCCGTCGGATGACGACCGGCCCGACCTGCCGTCGCTGGTGCGTAGCAACGCCCCGGATCGGTGGCGCGCGGCCCTCGGGAATGATTTCGAGGCACCCGTCATGGACCGGCATCCGGCGGTGGGAACCGCGCGGCAACTCCTGTACGACAGCGGCGCCGTCTACGCGGCCCTCTCGGGCTCGGGCGCGGCCGTTTGGGGTGTGTTCGCTGATACCGATGCCGCGGCGCGGGCAGCCGCCACGGCCCGTACCCGCGCGGGCTGGCGGGCCTACCACGAGGCCCCACAGTAA
- a CDS encoding rhomboid family intramembrane serine protease: MNQFQTWYRQQPPVLRALLTINAALYVATVLLGLWPAGMRFVWDHLALHPALPGILLEPWQLVTYSFLHLGSGLGGFLHILFNMLWLYWVGRELEELHGGHQLLALYLMGGVGGALLSVLLHPIAPFFVGDVIYGASGSVIAVLMGVALFYPYKKIALFLFGTFRLLNVLLVFLALDLLFFLFGSSVSVTAHWGGALVAWGFVRGEQRGLDLSSWARAFTDRSDSTSSSASGGGWMRRSSSTDGSARNKKGAWRQRSRAMDKEVDRILDKISEKGYDALSAEERETLERASQS; encoded by the coding sequence GTGAATCAGTTTCAGACCTGGTACCGCCAGCAGCCGCCGGTGCTGCGCGCGCTGCTCACCATCAACGCTGCGCTGTACGTGGCTACGGTGCTCCTGGGCCTGTGGCCGGCCGGCATGCGCTTCGTGTGGGATCACCTGGCGTTGCATCCGGCCCTGCCTGGCATTCTGCTGGAGCCGTGGCAGCTCGTCACCTACAGCTTTTTGCACCTGGGCAGCGGCCTCGGCGGCTTCTTGCACATCCTGTTCAACATGCTCTGGCTCTACTGGGTGGGTCGCGAGCTGGAAGAGTTGCACGGCGGCCATCAGCTGCTGGCGTTGTACCTGATGGGTGGGGTGGGCGGCGCGCTGCTTTCGGTGCTGCTGCACCCGATTGCGCCGTTCTTTGTGGGCGACGTCATCTACGGTGCCTCCGGGTCGGTGATTGCCGTGCTGATGGGCGTGGCGCTCTTCTATCCCTACAAAAAGATCGCGCTGTTCCTGTTTGGCACGTTCCGGCTGCTGAATGTGCTGCTCGTCTTTTTGGCCCTCGACCTGCTCTTTTTCCTGTTCGGATCGAGCGTGTCGGTGACGGCCCACTGGGGCGGTGCGTTGGTGGCGTGGGGCTTTGTGCGCGGCGAGCAACGCGGCCTCGACCTCTCCTCGTGGGCCCGCGCCTTTACCGACCGCTCCGACTCTACGAGCTCGTCCGCATCGGGCGGCGGATGGATGCGACGCTCGTCCTCTACCGACGGCTCAGCGCGCAACAAGAAAGGGGCGTGGCGCCAGCGCAGCCGGGCAATGGATAAGGAGGTCGACCGCATCCTCGATAAGATCAGCGAGAAGGGCTACGATGCGCTGAGCGCAGAGGAACGCGAAACCCTAGAGCGCGCCAGTCAATCGTGA
- the radA gene encoding DNA repair protein RadA, giving the protein MAKDNPQFVCQECGHVAHKWMGKCPGCGAWNTLVEEAPAAEVKARVPKGASDAPSNGTTGRGPRVAPERITDVELTEAARLRTGRPEFDRVMGGGIMQGSFSLIAGDPGIGKSTLMTELGRHLPHHTILYVTGEESKRQVKLRAQRLGVDTDNLFLMAETNVEEISAAVQDLAPDLMVVDSIQTIYRPDLTSAPGSVSQVRESTASLLKLTKDLEFSSFLVGHVTKKGTIAGPRVLEHMVDTVLYFEGDRHHAYRILRSVKNRFGAANEIGVFEMREDGLREVPNPSEIFLSERGYGVSGSAVVCSMEGTRPVLVEIQALVTPSSYGTPQRTTTGFPYKRLQMLLAVLEKRAGLAFSDYDVFVNVAGGVTLDEPAVDLGVAVAAASSFRDIPSDTTAVLVGEVGLAGEIRTVSQLPPRLKEIDKLGFDRAVVPHNNLERVSAPPEGLALEGAKRLTDALDIVL; this is encoded by the coding sequence ATGGCCAAAGATAATCCGCAGTTCGTGTGTCAGGAATGCGGGCACGTCGCCCACAAGTGGATGGGCAAGTGTCCAGGCTGCGGCGCGTGGAATACGCTCGTGGAGGAGGCCCCGGCTGCTGAAGTGAAGGCCCGCGTGCCCAAGGGGGCATCGGACGCGCCCTCGAACGGCACAACGGGCCGCGGCCCGCGCGTGGCCCCCGAGCGCATCACCGACGTGGAGCTCACCGAGGCGGCGCGCCTGCGCACCGGACGCCCCGAGTTCGACCGCGTGATGGGCGGCGGCATCATGCAGGGCTCCTTTAGCCTCATCGCGGGCGACCCCGGCATCGGCAAGAGCACGCTCATGACGGAGCTGGGCCGCCACCTGCCCCACCACACCATCCTGTACGTTACGGGGGAGGAGTCGAAGCGCCAGGTGAAGCTGCGTGCGCAGCGCCTGGGCGTCGATACCGACAACCTCTTCCTGATGGCCGAAACCAACGTCGAGGAGATCAGCGCGGCGGTGCAAGACCTCGCGCCCGACCTCATGGTCGTCGATTCGATCCAGACCATCTACCGGCCCGACCTGACGAGCGCGCCGGGGTCGGTGAGCCAGGTGCGCGAGAGCACTGCCTCGCTCCTCAAGCTCACCAAAGACCTCGAGTTTTCGAGCTTCCTCGTGGGCCACGTCACCAAAAAGGGCACCATCGCCGGGCCGCGCGTGCTGGAGCACATGGTGGATACCGTCCTTTACTTCGAGGGCGACCGCCACCACGCGTACCGCATCTTGCGCAGCGTCAAAAACCGGTTTGGCGCGGCCAACGAGATTGGCGTATTCGAGATGCGCGAAGACGGCCTGCGCGAGGTGCCCAACCCCAGCGAGATTTTTCTATCGGAGCGCGGCTACGGCGTCAGCGGCTCGGCGGTGGTGTGCTCGATGGAGGGCACCCGCCCGGTGCTCGTGGAAATTCAGGCGCTGGTGACGCCCAGCTCGTACGGCACGCCCCAACGTACCACGACGGGCTTTCCGTACAAGCGCCTGCAGATGCTGCTGGCCGTCCTCGAAAAGCGCGCGGGCCTCGCGTTTAGCGACTACGACGTGTTTGTGAATGTGGCCGGCGGCGTGACGCTCGACGAGCCGGCCGTCGACCTTGGCGTGGCCGTGGCGGCGGCCTCGTCCTTTCGCGACATCCCCAGCGATACGACGGCGGTGCTTGTGGGGGAAGTGGGCCTCGCGGGTGAAATTCGTACCGTCAGCCAGCTGCCGCCGCGCCTTAAGGAGATCGACAAGCTCGGGTTCGATCGCGCGGTCGTTCCGCACAACAACCTGGAGCGCGTGTCGGCGCCGCCCGAGGGGCTCGCGTTGGAAGGCGCCAAGCGGCTCACCGATGCGCTCGACATCGTTCTGTAA